A DNA window from Candidatus Bathyarchaeota archaeon contains the following coding sequences:
- a CDS encoding SDR family NAD(P)-dependent oxidoreductase → MNSVHRKALVTGGTGFIGSHLVDRLMREGWDVAVIDNLTVGSLNNIRRWLDNTRFKFIQGDLKDAGVADDAVAGVGVVFHFAANPEVRVGATDPSVHFQENLVCSFNVLGAMRRSETAKTLVFASTSTVYGEASVLPTPESYGPLVPISTYGASKLGCEGLACSYAWTFGLRALILRFANVVGPRSGRGVIVDFIEKLRADPMWLEILGDGTQKKSYLWIDDCIEAVLRLTLRFLESKERVEIFNVGSDDQVTVGRIGEIVVEEMGLRDVKFVFTGGVDGGRGWRGDVKIMHLSIEKLLEAGWKPKFNSEQAVRLAVQTIMKEK, encoded by the coding sequence ATGAATTCTGTGCATCGTAAGGCTTTGGTTACTGGTGGCACAGGGTTCATTGGAAGCCATCTTGTAGATCGTCTAATGAGAGAAGGGTGGGACGTAGCAGTTATTGACAACTTGACTGTCGGTAGCCTGAATAATATCAGGCGATGGTTAGATAACACACGTTTCAAGTTTATTCAAGGTGATTTGAAGGACGCTGGGGTTGCTGATGATGCGGTTGCAGGGGTTGGGGTTGTTTTTCATTTTGCTGCGAATCCTGAGGTTCGTGTGGGCGCGACAGATCCTTCCGTTCATTTTCAGGAGAACTTGGTTTGTTCGTTTAATGTTTTGGGGGCTATGAGAAGGAGTGAAACTGCTAAGACTCTGGTGTTTGCTTCTACTTCTACTGTTTACGGTGAGGCGTCTGTTTTGCCTACGCCTGAGAGCTATGGGCCTTTGGTTCCCATTTCTACGTACGGTGCTTCCAAGCTTGGGTGTGAGGGTTTGGCTTGTAGTTACGCGTGGACCTTTGGGCTTCGGGCTTTGATTTTGCGGTTTGCCAACGTGGTTGGTCCTCGTAGTGGTCGCGGCGTCATAGTGGACTTCATCGAGAAGCTTCGTGCTGATCCCATGTGGTTGGAGATTTTGGGAGATGGGACTCAGAAGAAGTCTTATCTGTGGATTGATGACTGCATAGAGGCTGTTCTTCGTTTGACTCTTAGATTCTTGGAGAGTAAGGAACGAGTTGAGATTTTCAATGTGGGTTCTGACGATCAAGTTACCGTTGGCAGAATTGGCGAAATTGTGGTTGAAGAGATGGGTCTTCGTGACGTGAAGTTTGTTTTCACGGGTGGGGTTGATGGTGGTCGTGGCTGGCGAGGAGACGTGAAAATAATGCATCTTTCGATAGAGAAGCTGTTGGAGGCTGGGTGGAAGCCAAAATTCAACAGCGAACAGGCAGTAAGACTAGCAGTACAAACAATCATGAAGGAGAAATAA
- a CDS encoding glycosyltransferase family 2 protein translates to MTFITSKVKVIKLPEIIPIVIVNWNAARLLKEVCLKSIVGMDEPLRVNGIKARVIVIDNGSSDNSFRVINNFTKRRDSNIKFEAIWQADDLGFVRSTNLGIKLAFEDPAVNFVATLNPDTKVHPDWLVNLVQRTKETKKKEKIGMFASEIDILEVPKHGIPKTTDEPFNYGHSYHQDGACYDVGFGGFKVDQEKRFCHCHAGALLKREMLEECGLIDEVYFGWYDCPNLGWKARLKGWKFELVEGAKMWHRKSEARRRPEIRGIVERNRILTILRFMPLDKQPLAIGEYLNGFRRDGTNYNEKMHAIKEAKKLFRGQYPADPIVRSNIYDTYCRPPRE, encoded by the coding sequence TTGACCTTTATAACATCTAAGGTCAAGGTTATCAAATTGCCTGAAATAATCCCGATTGTGATAGTAAACTGGAATGCGGCTCGCCTTTTGAAGGAAGTCTGTCTGAAATCAATCGTCGGCATGGATGAACCCTTAAGGGTGAACGGAATCAAGGCTCGAGTTATTGTAATTGATAATGGATCTTCTGACAATTCGTTCAGGGTAATCAACAACTTTACGAAAAGGCGTGACTCGAACATCAAATTTGAGGCAATATGGCAAGCTGATGATCTAGGATTTGTCAGGTCAACCAATTTAGGAATTAAGCTTGCATTTGAGGACCCCGCAGTCAATTTTGTTGCTACCCTAAATCCTGACACAAAGGTTCATCCAGATTGGTTAGTGAATCTTGTTCAACGTACAAAAGAAACCAAAAAGAAAGAGAAAATCGGGATGTTCGCTTCAGAGATCGACATCTTGGAAGTTCCCAAACATGGAATCCCCAAAACTACAGATGAACCTTTCAATTATGGGCATTCCTATCATCAAGATGGAGCTTGTTACGATGTCGGGTTCGGTGGGTTTAAGGTTGATCAAGAAAAAAGGTTTTGTCATTGCCACGCTGGAGCCTTACTCAAAAGAGAGATGCTTGAAGAATGCGGACTCATAGACGAAGTCTATTTTGGATGGTACGATTGCCCGAATCTAGGATGGAAGGCTCGACTGAAAGGGTGGAAATTTGAGTTAGTTGAAGGAGCTAAAATGTGGCACAGAAAGTCAGAAGCGAGGCGACGCCCAGAAATTAGAGGAATTGTTGAAAGAAATCGAATACTGACTATTTTAAGATTTATGCCTCTTGATAAACAGCCGTTGGCCATAGGAGAATATTTGAATGGATTCAGACGTGATGGTACAAACTATAATGAGAAAATGCATGCAATCAAGGAAGCCAAAAAGCTCTTTAGAGGTCAGTATCCAGCAGATCCTATTGTACGCAGTAACATTTATGATACTTACTGCCGTCCTCCAAGGGAATGA